The Euphorbia lathyris chromosome 2, ddEupLath1.1, whole genome shotgun sequence genome includes a window with the following:
- the LOC136218273 gene encoding uncharacterized protein has translation MRDFPSCFGESGVQVADSSSSSTTKAAQNLVTCVYQCKLLGRSCLITVTWTKNLMGQGLSVAIDDSTNQCLCKVDVKPWLFSKRKGCKNLEVDSSKIDIYWDFSNSKFGSGPEPLEGFYVAIVFNQQMVLLLGDMEKEAYKKIQDAPVHANAIFIAKREHIFGKKWYGAKAQFFDKGKMHDITIECDTIDLKDPCLVIRIDSKMVMQVKRLKWKFRGNCTILVDGLPIEVFWDVHNWLFGNAMGTAVFMFQTCLSAEKLWNTHSVFDPSVLNWSYSQRFGDYQLHGLGFSLILYAWKNE, from the coding sequence ATGAGGGATTTCCCTTCTTGTTTTGGTGAAAGTGGAGTTCAAGTAGCGGATTCCTCATCCTCAAGCACCACTAAAGCTGCGCAGAATTTAGTCACCTGTGTTTATCAATGTAAATTACTTGGTCGTTCTTGCTTAATTACTGTTACTTGGACTAAGAATCTCATGGGTCAAGGTCTTAGTGTTGCAATTGATGATTCAACCAATCAGTGTCTATGTAAAGTCGATGTTAAACCATGGCTGTTTTCTAAAAGAAAAGGGTGCAAGAATTTAGAGGTAGATTCTTCTAAAATTGATATATATTGGGACTTCTCAAATTCCAAATTTGGTTCTGGGCCAGAACCCTTAGAAGGATTTTATGTGGCTATTGTGTTTAATCAACAAATGGTTTTACTCCTTGGAGATATGGAGAAAGAAGCATACAAAAAGATTCAGGATGCCCCAGTTCATGCTAATGCCATCTTTATTGCTAAAAGAGAGCACATTTTTGGAAAGAAATGGTATGGTGCAAAAGCTCAGTTTTTTGACAAGGGGAAGATGCATGACATAACAATTGAGTGTGACACTATTGATCTTAAGGACCCTTGTCTTGTGATCCGAATTGATAGTAAGATGGTGATGCAGGTCAAGAGACTTAAGTGGAAGTTTAGAGGAAATTGTACCATATTGGTTGATGGGCTTCCGATTGAAGTTTTCTGGGATGTTCACAATTGGTTGTTTGGTAATGCTATGGGCACTGCTGTTTTCATGTTCCAAACTTGCCTATCtgcagagaaattatggaacACTCACTCTGTTTTTGATCCCTCTGTATTGAATTGGTCTTACTCTCAGAGATTCGGAGATTACCAATTACATGGTCTTGGTTTCTCACTTATATTGTATGCTTGGAAGAATGAATAA
- the LOC136220467 gene encoding uncharacterized protein, which translates to MATLSLLLPLSLSSTLRPNRFFSRTHLPKLTQWSCVSSDILKSPRIGDKTLVFGGNSNQSQFSDENGVIDDMDSYLNNLSLEYDSVWDTKPSWCQPWTITLTGVLAIAFSWLILQSVVVTTLVSLLISSWWYVFLYSYPKTYADMIAERRKRVTNGVEDTYGSLRKTQ; encoded by the exons ATGGCAACTTTATCTTTGTTGCTTCCTCTCTCCCTCTCTTCTACGCTGAGACCCAATCGCTTCTTTTCAAGAACCCATCTCCCCAAACTCACTCAATGGTCCTGTGTATCCTCCGATATTCTCAAATCCCCCAGGATTGGAGACAAAACACTAGTTTTTGGAGGGAATTCAAATCAGTCTCAATTCTCCGATGAAAATGGCGTAATTGATGATATGGATTCATATCTTAACAATCTCTCCCTCGAATACGACTCTGTTTGGGACACTAAGCCTTCCTG GTGTCAGCCGTGGACAATAACGCTAACTGGAGTTTTAGCTATTGCCTTCAGTTGGTTGATTTTGCAGTCAGTTGTGGTTACAACTCTAGTTTCATTGTTAATAAGCAGCTGGTGGTACGTCTTCCTCTATTCTTATCCTAAG ACATATGCAGATATGATTGCTGAACGAAGGAAAAGAGTGACTAACGGTGTTGAAGATACATATGGTAGTTTGAGGAAGACCCAGTGA